Proteins from one Coriobacteriia bacterium genomic window:
- the ftsY gene encoding signal recognition particle-docking protein FtsY codes for MSTPWYRRLSDGLSRSREKLGGQLNVLLGRGPNLDEEFWADLEDTLIGSDLGYLATTDIVARLRRSSAENALPDAEAVIEALGTQIAAEFLTDAVDPLTILPVTILVVGVNGTGKTTTVGKLAKQGVDAGRKVMLGSADTFRAAASEQLDVWAERAQVPVVRRDRGADPAAVAFDTVARAEEIGADLTLIDTAGRLHTSADLMRELVKVKRVTENRSKPPVKTLLVMDATTGQNGLNQAREFNSALSVDAIAITKLDGTAKGGIAVAVARELGIPIVRIGVGEGIEDLRSFVAEEFAAALVSS; via the coding sequence ATGTCAACGCCGTGGTATAGGCGCCTGTCCGACGGGCTTTCGCGCAGCCGAGAGAAGCTCGGTGGCCAACTCAACGTCCTTCTTGGCCGAGGCCCCAACCTCGACGAGGAGTTCTGGGCCGACCTGGAGGACACCCTGATCGGCTCCGATCTGGGATACCTGGCGACGACTGACATCGTGGCTCGACTACGTCGCTCCTCGGCCGAGAACGCGCTTCCTGACGCCGAGGCAGTCATCGAGGCGCTCGGCACGCAGATTGCCGCCGAGTTCCTCACCGATGCCGTCGATCCGCTCACAATTCTGCCGGTTACCATCCTGGTTGTCGGCGTGAACGGCACCGGCAAGACCACCACCGTTGGCAAGCTCGCAAAACAGGGCGTGGACGCCGGTCGCAAGGTCATGCTCGGTTCGGCGGACACGTTTCGCGCTGCCGCCTCCGAGCAGCTCGACGTGTGGGCCGAGCGGGCGCAGGTCCCCGTCGTGCGTCGCGATCGTGGGGCAGACCCAGCGGCTGTAGCCTTCGACACCGTCGCGCGCGCCGAAGAGATCGGCGCGGACCTGACTCTCATAGACACAGCCGGCCGACTGCATACGTCGGCAGATCTCATGCGCGAGTTGGTGAAGGTCAAGCGCGTTACTGAGAATCGCAGCAAGCCGCCGGTCAAGACGTTGCTTGTCATGGATGCGACCACCGGACAAAACGGCCTGAATCAGGCGCGGGAGTTCAACTCCGCATTGAGCGTCGATGCAATCGCCATTACCAAGCTCGACGGCACGGCCAAGGGTGGAATCGCTGTGGCGGTCGCACGCGAACTCGGCATCCCGATCGTCAGGATCGGAGTGGGCGAAGGCATCGAGGATCTGCGCTCCTTCGTCGCCGAGGAGTTCGCGGCTGCGCTGGTCTCGTCGTGA
- the lepB gene encoding signal peptidase I, which produces MSNDDLYMGPTVLQPAPREPSKAADLMAKWIVVPLLLLLVAIVLVFYVFFSSAVVDGESMLPTLHNGDYLLITHGANSLHQGDIVVTSVLEKTGPVELVKRVIALPGDTVEIKDDVAWVNGVAEPARGQFVSPQFSVSRGPYVVPSGYVYIMGDNRPISEDSRYLGPVPLSGLKGRAVLVFAPLNRIRLVN; this is translated from the coding sequence GTGAGCAACGACGACCTCTACATGGGCCCCACGGTTCTCCAACCTGCACCGAGGGAGCCAAGCAAGGCCGCGGACCTGATGGCGAAGTGGATCGTCGTTCCGCTTCTTCTGCTGCTGGTCGCGATCGTCTTGGTGTTCTACGTGTTCTTCTCGAGTGCCGTGGTCGACGGCGAGTCGATGCTGCCTACGCTGCACAACGGCGACTACCTGCTCATCACGCACGGAGCCAACTCGCTGCACCAGGGCGATATCGTCGTCACCAGTGTCTTGGAGAAGACCGGCCCGGTCGAGCTGGTGAAGCGCGTGATCGCGCTGCCCGGCGACACCGTCGAGATCAAGGACGACGTGGCGTGGGTCAACGGCGTGGCCGAGCCGGCGCGTGGACAGTTCGTCTCACCGCAGTTCTCGGTGTCGCGCGGTCCTTATGTCGTCCCAAGTGGCTACGTCTACATCATGGGCGATAACCGGCCCATCTCCGAGGACAGCCGATACCTCGGGCCTGTCCCGCTCTCCGGACTCAAGGGCCGCGCCGTGCTGGTCTTCGCACCACTGAATCGCATCAGGCTCGTGAACTGA